A single genomic interval of Sulfuricella sp. harbors:
- a CDS encoding 4-hydroxythreonine-4-phosphate dehydrogenase PdxA, whose amino-acid sequence MATNPPIIALTAGEPAGIGPDLCVLLAQQHVPMRVIVLADKALLASRAKALKLPLAIMDYAPFADQAAPSGVLEVMHVPMAAPVQPGKLDPANSAYVLETLRLAVEGCLNGSFDAMVTAPVHKGVINDAGIPFTGHTEFLAEKTGTSRVVMMLAGGTPASSEQGPAQRDVSVREYGSAPPDAGVAAASGVASPLRVAPALPCGGAMRVALATTHLPLRAVAGAITRESLAEVIRILHHDLITRFGIARPRILVAGLNPHAGEGGHLGREEIEVISPVLEALRAEGMDLRGPLPADTLFAPRMLAECDCVLAMYHDQGLPVLKHASFGGGVNVTLGLPIIRTSVDHGTALDLAGSGKADLGSLLAALDMASAMVRQ is encoded by the coding sequence TTGGCCACAAACCCACCGATTATTGCACTCACAGCAGGCGAACCCGCCGGGATTGGCCCGGATCTGTGCGTGCTGCTCGCCCAGCAGCATGTACCGATGCGGGTGATCGTGCTGGCGGACAAAGCCCTGCTGGCATCCCGTGCCAAGGCGCTCAAATTGCCACTGGCCATCATGGATTATGCGCCGTTCGCCGACCAGGCCGCTCCGTCCGGCGTACTCGAGGTGATGCATGTCCCCATGGCTGCGCCAGTCCAGCCCGGTAAACTTGATCCGGCCAACAGCGCCTATGTCCTGGAGACCCTGCGCCTGGCGGTGGAGGGATGCCTGAACGGCTCTTTCGATGCCATGGTGACCGCACCGGTGCATAAGGGCGTGATCAACGATGCGGGCATCCCTTTTACCGGGCATACCGAGTTTCTGGCTGAAAAAACCGGCACGTCACGGGTGGTGATGATGCTGGCGGGCGGGACGCCTGCGAGCAGCGAGCAGGGCCCCGCGCAGCGGGATGTGAGCGTCCGCGAGTATGGCTCGGCACCGCCGGACGCAGGCGTTGCAGCCGCCTCCGGGGTCGCATCCCCACTTCGTGTGGCCCCTGCTCTGCCCTGCGGCGGTGCGATGCGCGTCGCCTTGGCGACAACGCACTTGCCGCTCCGGGCCGTTGCCGGCGCCATTACGCGGGAAAGCCTGGCCGAGGTCATTCGCATCCTGCATCACGATCTCATTACCCGCTTCGGCATTGCCCGCCCGCGCATCCTGGTGGCGGGCCTCAATCCGCATGCCGGAGAAGGCGGACATCTCGGGCGCGAGGAAATCGAGGTCATTTCTCCCGTGCTGGAAGCCTTGCGCGCAGAGGGGATGGACCTGCGCGGTCCATTGCCGGCAGATACCCTGTTTGCCCCCCGCATGCTGGCCGAATGCGACTGCGTGCTGGCGATGTACCATGACCAGGGCCTGCCGGTGCTCAAGCACGCCAGCTTTGGCGGCGGCGTGAATGTGACGCTGGGTCTGCCCATCATCCGCACTTCGGTGGATCATGGCACGGCGCTGGACCTGGCCGGCAGCGGCAAGGCCGATCTGGGCAGCCTGCTGGCGGCGCTGGATATGGCAAGTGCGATGGTGCGGCAATGA
- a CDS encoding phosphotransferase → MTRTELMQDWLQQQFPDGGWRIEPASADASFRRYFRVTANGASHIVMDAPPQHEDCAPFLHVAQIFARAGVHVPEIIAQNQQQGFLLLSDLGHTTYLEAIDDSNADNLYMDAIDALIKIQCASSPGILPAYDDALLRRELQLFPEWYAGKHARIELSSSQRDVLERSFSLIVLNNLAQPQVYVHRDYHSRNLMQSAPNPGVLDFQDAVYGPITYDLASLLKDAYIRWDEEHVLDWCIRYWERARKAGLPVNTDFHDFYRDFEWMGVQRHIKVLGIFARLCHRDGKDGYLKDMPLVMTYLRKACERYSGLGPLLRLLDELENRQAAVGYSF, encoded by the coding sequence ATGACGCGCACTGAACTCATGCAAGACTGGCTGCAGCAGCAATTTCCAGATGGCGGCTGGCGCATCGAACCGGCGTCGGCTGACGCCAGTTTTCGCCGCTACTTCCGCGTCACGGCCAATGGCGCCAGCCATATTGTCATGGATGCCCCGCCCCAGCACGAAGATTGCGCCCCATTCCTGCATGTGGCGCAGATTTTCGCAAGGGCCGGGGTGCATGTGCCGGAAATCATTGCCCAGAACCAGCAGCAGGGTTTTCTGCTGCTTTCCGATCTGGGGCACACCACTTACCTGGAGGCAATCGACGACAGCAATGCCGATAACCTTTACATGGATGCGATCGACGCCCTGATCAAAATCCAGTGCGCCAGCAGCCCAGGCATTCTGCCTGCCTATGACGATGCACTGCTGCGGCGCGAATTGCAGCTATTTCCGGAATGGTATGCAGGCAAACACGCCCGGATCGAATTGAGCAGTTCGCAGCGCGATGTGCTGGAGCGCAGCTTCTCCCTCATCGTGCTCAATAACCTGGCGCAGCCCCAGGTCTACGTCCACCGCGATTACCACTCGCGCAACCTGATGCAGTCCGCCCCCAACCCTGGCGTGCTCGATTTTCAGGACGCAGTGTACGGCCCCATCACCTACGACCTTGCCTCCCTGCTCAAGGACGCCTACATCCGCTGGGATGAAGAACACGTTCTGGACTGGTGCATCCGTTACTGGGAACGCGCCAGAAAAGCGGGCCTGCCGGTGAACACGGATTTCCATGATTTCTACCGCGATTTCGAATGGATGGGCGTACAGCGCCACATCAAGGTACTGGGCATCTTTGCCCGGCTCTGCCACCGTGATGGCAAGGACGGCTATCTCAAGGACATGCCGCTGGTCATGACCTACCTGCGCAAGGCGTGCGAACGTTACAGCGGCCTCGGCCCACTGCTGCGCCTGCTGGACGAACTGGAAAACCGCCAGGCAGCCGTGGGATACAGTTTTTGA
- a CDS encoding LPS-assembly protein LptD — protein sequence MRTRLPITVIALLTVPVALHAEDGALELRQQTTLISVFPQEEQTPVFLDADRMSGQQDVEIEAEGEVELRKRGQVVNADRLTYRQADDEVHALGNVSIEQEDSLVTGPELRMKLGTHQGYMRQPVYQMTQPDAHGAAGNLEFAGKNKYNITDGTYTTCSPDNNDWFMRSNTMELDRTVQVGTAYHASVVFKGVPILYTPWMEFPLDNQRKSGFLPPTFGSSDKSGAMFSLPYYWNIAPGRDATLTPRILSRRGLQLRGEYRYLDQRYAGISNLEFLPNDSLSGTDRYNLLLNHQQSLGAGWSGALNIQKVSDDNYFRDLNSTIATTSQVNLPREGTLAYNGYGLSFLTRVQSFQTLQDPEAPITPPYSRLPQMLLNGVWRNFPAVDLGLASEWTDFSHPTLLNGQRFSFYPSISLPLNQSFAFVTPKIGVHHTRYTLTENNPGGVSDLTRTLPILSLDSGLFMERDWALRGNEYLQTLEPRLYYLYVPYQDQSQLPNFDSALADFNYAQIFSENQFIGGDRINDANQLTAALTSRLLDPASGQEWMRATIGQRYYFNDQQVVLPGGVARSDKSSDILAAFSGRVTQTWSVDTGLQYNTGRQQFEKSNIGVRYQPEVGKVLNLGYRFTRDALEQVDISSQWPIHGRWHGVGRLNFSFLDNRLLEGLAGLEYNGGCWAARAVIHQFATATSETSNSILFQLELFGMGKIGSNPLDILKRNISGFSPAHQLSSPATTYEQY from the coding sequence ATGCGCACGCGCCTCCCTATTACCGTCATTGCCCTGCTGACCGTGCCTGTCGCACTTCATGCCGAAGACGGCGCACTTGAGTTGCGTCAGCAAACCACGCTCATTTCAGTCTTTCCGCAAGAAGAGCAGACGCCGGTCTTTCTTGATGCCGACCGCATGTCGGGGCAGCAGGATGTCGAGATCGAGGCGGAGGGCGAGGTTGAACTGCGCAAGCGGGGGCAGGTGGTGAATGCCGATCGCCTGACCTACCGCCAGGCGGACGACGAAGTTCATGCCCTGGGCAATGTGAGCATCGAACAGGAAGATTCGCTGGTGACCGGGCCGGAGCTCAGGATGAAGCTGGGTACGCACCAGGGTTACATGCGTCAGCCGGTTTATCAAATGACACAGCCTGATGCGCACGGAGCAGCCGGTAACCTGGAATTCGCCGGGAAAAACAAATACAACATTACGGATGGAACCTACACCACTTGCAGCCCGGATAATAATGACTGGTTCATGCGCAGCAACACCATGGAACTGGACCGCACTGTCCAGGTAGGAACGGCTTACCATGCCAGCGTGGTGTTCAAGGGCGTACCGATCCTCTATACGCCGTGGATGGAGTTTCCGCTCGACAATCAACGCAAGTCGGGTTTTTTGCCGCCCACTTTTGGCAGCAGCGACAAAAGCGGCGCCATGTTTTCTCTCCCTTATTACTGGAATATTGCACCCGGGCGGGATGCCACGCTGACGCCGCGCATTCTGAGCAGGCGCGGTCTGCAACTGCGCGGCGAGTACCGTTATCTGGATCAGCGCTATGCGGGCATAAGCAATCTCGAATTTCTGCCCAATGACAGCCTGAGCGGAACCGATCGTTACAATCTGTTGCTCAATCACCAGCAGTCGCTGGGCGCGGGCTGGTCGGGCGCGCTGAATATACAGAAGGTTTCGGACGACAATTATTTTCGCGACCTGAATAGTACGATCGCCACAACTTCCCAGGTCAACCTGCCGCGTGAGGGCACGCTGGCTTACAACGGTTATGGCCTGAGCTTCCTGACGCGGGTGCAGAGCTTCCAGACCCTGCAGGATCCGGAGGCGCCCATTACCCCGCCATACAGCCGCTTGCCGCAGATGCTGCTCAATGGTGTGTGGCGGAATTTTCCCGCAGTGGATCTGGGCCTGGCCAGCGAGTGGACGGATTTTAGCCATCCCACGCTGCTCAATGGCCAACGTTTTTCCTTCTATCCCAGCATCAGCCTGCCCTTGAATCAGAGCTTTGCCTTTGTCACACCCAAGATCGGGGTGCACCATACCCGCTATACGCTGACGGAAAACAATCCCGGTGGCGTGTCGGACCTGACCCGTACCCTGCCCATCCTCAGCCTTGATAGCGGACTTTTCATGGAACGGGATTGGGCTTTGCGCGGCAACGAATATTTGCAGACCCTGGAACCTCGGCTGTACTACCTTTACGTCCCCTATCAGGATCAAAGCCAGCTACCCAATTTCGACTCGGCGCTGGCGGATTTCAACTACGCGCAGATATTTTCGGAAAACCAGTTTATCGGCGGCGACCGGATCAATGACGCAAACCAGCTGACCGCCGCGCTGACATCCCGCCTGCTCGACCCGGCCTCCGGCCAGGAATGGATGCGCGCAACCATCGGCCAGCGCTATTACTTCAATGATCAGCAGGTGGTTTTGCCGGGCGGGGTCGCGCGCAGTGACAAGTCTTCCGATATCCTGGCCGCATTCAGCGGCCGGGTGACGCAAACCTGGAGCGTGGATACCGGGTTGCAGTACAACACTGGCCGGCAGCAATTCGAGAAGAGCAATATCGGCGTGCGCTACCAGCCTGAAGTGGGCAAGGTGCTTAATCTGGGCTACCGCTTTACCCGCGATGCGCTGGAGCAGGTGGATATTTCCTCCCAATGGCCAATACATGGCCGCTGGCATGGAGTGGGACGCTTAAATTTTTCCTTCCTCGACAACCGGCTTCTGGAGGGGCTGGCCGGGCTTGAATATAATGGCGGTTGCTGGGCGGCACGCGCGGTGATACACCAGTTTGCCACCGCCACTTCGGAGACCAGCAATTCGATTTTGTTCCAGCTTGAGTTGTTCGGCATGGGCAAAATCGGCTCCAATCCACTGGATATACTGAAACGGAACATTTCCGGATTTTCTCCGGCCCATCAACTTTCTTCACCGGCCACAACTTATGAACAGTACTAG
- a CDS encoding peptidylprolyl isomerase — protein sequence MNSTRKQLLSIYFGVSLLGASALSPAADTVSARVTTLDRIVAVVNSDVVTQLELNERLRMVTQQLQKQGTPLPPREVLEKQLLERVIMERVQLQFAQETGVKVDDAQLETALQRIAQENRLSQEQFRAALEKDGVDFGKFREEIRKEITMARLREREVDNRIAVSDGEVENYLSSRSEALGGGNEFNLAHILIRVPEQASPEQLQKYKAKAQQAQDELRAGKDFRQVAASYSDAADAIQGGVLGWRPAGQLPALFVEALEALKTGDSSQVLRSPNGFHILKLLDKRGKDAPFVVQQTRARHILIKVNEVMSELDAKNRALQIRERVDNGADFAEQARLHSEDGSASRGGDLNWLSPGDTVPEFEKAMNALKLGALSEPVRSPFGWHLIQVQERRDEDVSKERKRLQARQEIRARKADEAYQEWLRQLRDRAYVEYRLEEK from the coding sequence ATGAACAGTACTAGAAAACAGCTGCTTTCCATCTATTTTGGCGTTTCCCTGCTGGGGGCCAGTGCGCTTTCCCCCGCCGCGGACACCGTGTCCGCCAGGGTGACCACGCTCGACCGCATCGTGGCGGTAGTGAACAGTGATGTCGTTACCCAGCTTGAACTCAATGAGCGTTTGCGCATGGTGACCCAACAGTTGCAGAAACAGGGGACGCCCCTGCCGCCGCGGGAAGTGCTGGAAAAGCAACTGCTGGAACGCGTCATCATGGAACGCGTACAGTTGCAGTTCGCGCAGGAGACCGGGGTCAAGGTGGACGACGCGCAACTCGAAACCGCCTTGCAGCGTATCGCGCAGGAGAATCGGCTCAGCCAGGAGCAGTTTCGCGCTGCCCTGGAAAAGGATGGCGTGGATTTCGGCAAATTCCGCGAGGAAATCCGCAAGGAAATCACCATGGCGCGCTTGCGGGAACGGGAGGTGGATAACCGCATCGCAGTAAGCGATGGGGAAGTGGAAAACTACCTGAGCTCGCGCAGCGAAGCATTGGGCGGAGGCAACGAGTTCAACCTGGCGCACATCCTGATCCGGGTGCCGGAACAGGCAAGCCCGGAACAGTTGCAGAAATACAAGGCAAAGGCGCAGCAGGCGCAGGATGAGCTGCGGGCAGGCAAGGATTTCAGGCAGGTTGCCGCCAGCTACTCCGATGCGGCCGATGCGATTCAGGGTGGCGTCCTCGGCTGGCGTCCTGCCGGCCAGTTGCCCGCCCTGTTCGTGGAGGCGCTGGAGGCGCTGAAAACCGGCGATAGCAGCCAGGTGCTGCGCAGCCCGAACGGTTTTCATATTCTGAAGCTACTCGACAAGCGCGGCAAGGATGCGCCTTTCGTGGTGCAGCAGACCCGCGCCCGCCATATTCTGATCAAGGTAAATGAAGTCATGTCCGAGCTGGACGCCAAAAATCGCGCCCTGCAAATCAGGGAGCGCGTGGACAATGGAGCCGATTTTGCCGAACAGGCGCGGCTTCACTCCGAAGATGGATCGGCCAGTCGTGGCGGCGACTTGAACTGGTTATCTCCCGGCGATACGGTGCCGGAGTTCGAGAAGGCCATGAATGCCCTCAAGCTGGGTGCTTTGTCCGAGCCGGTGCGTTCTCCTTTCGGCTGGCATCTGATTCAGGTGCAGGAACGCCGCGACGAAGATGTCAGCAAGGAGCGCAAACGCCTGCAGGCTCGCCAGGAAATTCGCGCCCGCAAGGCCGATGAGGCCTATCAGGAATGGCTGCGCCAGTTGCGTGACCGGGCTTATGTCGAGTACCGGCTGGAAGAGAAATAA
- a CDS encoding TlpA disulfide reductase family protein, whose protein sequence is MKSWRTFFTARKWRPDVWTLLLLGAIVYVWFRPPAWVSDLDQPVPALQVHLLDGSVASMEHLRGKVVLVNFWATWCPYCRHEMPAMEAFYLDYRAQGFEILALSQDDDAATVADFMARENYHFPVAMGDASSAAAFGGVSRLPTSFVIDKRGVVRHKVSGQVHYARLKALVEPLLAE, encoded by the coding sequence AGAAAATGGCGCCCGGATGTCTGGACCCTGTTGCTGCTCGGTGCCATTGTTTACGTGTGGTTTCGGCCACCGGCCTGGGTCAGCGATCTCGATCAGCCGGTCCCCGCACTGCAGGTCCATTTGCTGGACGGAAGCGTGGCGAGCATGGAGCATTTGCGCGGCAAGGTGGTGCTGGTGAATTTCTGGGCAACCTGGTGTCCATATTGCCGCCATGAAATGCCGGCGATGGAGGCGTTCTATCTTGATTATCGTGCTCAGGGGTTCGAGATCCTGGCTTTGAGCCAGGATGATGATGCGGCCACAGTGGCTGATTTCATGGCCAGAGAGAACTATCACTTCCCGGTGGCGATGGGGGATGCGTCAAGCGCCGCGGCATTTGGCGGGGTGAGCCGTCTGCCGACATCTTTCGTGATCGACAAACGGGGCGTGGTGCGTCACAAGGTCAGCGGCCAGGTTCATTATGCCCGGCTCAAGGCGCTGGTCGAACCCTTGCTGGCAGAGTGA
- a CDS encoding TlpA disulfide reductase family protein, whose translation MQARKPILITISILALLAWLALTLTQKPAAPSLSLTTLEGQQISLDSLRGKVVLVNFWATSCPGCIKEMPQLVETWRQYNKRGLEVIAVAMSYDPPEYVRNYTRRNALPFSIVLDTDGKAAHAFNQVKLTPTTFLIGKDGHILQQTLGELDFVKLHALLEQQLGASD comes from the coding sequence ATGCAGGCCAGGAAACCCATTCTAATCACCATCAGCATCTTGGCACTGCTGGCGTGGTTAGCACTCACTCTGACCCAGAAGCCGGCAGCGCCATCCCTTTCCCTGACCACACTGGAAGGCCAGCAGATATCCCTCGACAGCTTGCGCGGCAAGGTGGTACTGGTCAACTTCTGGGCCACCAGCTGCCCCGGATGTATCAAGGAAATGCCTCAACTGGTTGAAACCTGGCGCCAGTACAACAAGCGCGGACTGGAGGTGATCGCTGTGGCAATGAGTTACGATCCGCCGGAATATGTGCGCAATTACACCCGCCGGAATGCCCTGCCTTTCAGCATTGTGCTGGATACAGACGGCAAGGCGGCTCATGCCTTCAATCAGGTTAAACTCACGCCTACCACCTTCCTTATCGGGAAGGATGGGCATATCCTCCAGCAAACCCTGGGTGAGCTGGATTTTGTCAAACTGCACGCGCTACTGGAACAACAGCTAGGAGCCTCTGATTAG
- a CDS encoding DinB family protein, which yields MMTTLKKHFVYQADYQHWANDALFATVDVLDEAARQGNQGMMYENIHKTLNHILLVTRNWMLRLKGGSLDTGREELYVADWKELKNALRLELREMQRWLEAQPEDFFDEQISYINTQGQPQQIWVRDALTHIMTHAAHLRGQITAVIVRLGAPAPQIDFIFYKREMEKSLENLRSGNKP from the coding sequence ATGATGACCACGTTGAAAAAGCATTTCGTTTACCAGGCCGATTACCAGCACTGGGCCAACGACGCCCTGTTCGCGACAGTAGACGTACTCGACGAAGCAGCGCGCCAGGGAAATCAGGGCATGATGTACGAAAACATCCACAAAACCCTCAACCACATCCTGCTGGTGACACGCAACTGGATGCTGCGTCTCAAGGGCGGCAGCCTGGACACAGGCCGGGAAGAGCTTTATGTGGCTGACTGGAAAGAACTCAAGAACGCGCTCCGGCTCGAGTTACGTGAAATGCAACGCTGGCTGGAAGCACAGCCGGAAGACTTCTTTGACGAGCAGATAAGCTATATCAACACGCAGGGCCAACCCCAACAGATCTGGGTACGCGATGCGCTCACCCACATCATGACCCACGCCGCCCACCTGCGCGGCCAGATCACCGCCGTGATTGTGCGCCTTGGCGCGCCAGCCCCGCAGATAGACTTTATTTTCTACAAACGCGAAATGGAAAAGAGTCTGGAAAACCTGCGCTCGGGCAACAAGCCCTGA
- a CDS encoding nucleotidyltransferase family protein: MILAAGRGERMRPLTDITPKPLLEAGGKPLIVWHIENLAQAGIRELVINHAHLGSQIEDFLGDGSRYNVSIHYSPEAEALETAGGIANALPLLGHAPFLVVNGDVFCDFDYGKLCRKAAQMNQQTACLVMVDNPPHHPAGDFFLDGEKIRAQGMPLLTFSGIGLYCPQLFSAIPRGSKAKLAPLLREAMDCGKVGGMHHHGRWVDVGTPQRLAELDQEIREN; the protein is encoded by the coding sequence ATGATTCTTGCCGCCGGGCGCGGCGAGCGCATGCGCCCGCTCACGGACATTACCCCCAAGCCGCTGCTGGAAGCCGGTGGCAAGCCGCTGATCGTATGGCACATCGAGAATCTCGCCCAAGCCGGGATTCGTGAACTGGTCATCAACCATGCCCATCTCGGCAGCCAGATCGAGGACTTTCTGGGTGATGGCAGCCGCTACAACGTAAGCATTCACTACTCCCCGGAAGCCGAAGCACTCGAAACCGCAGGCGGCATCGCAAATGCGCTGCCCCTGCTTGGCCACGCGCCTTTCCTGGTCGTCAACGGAGATGTGTTTTGCGATTTCGACTATGGAAAGCTGTGCCGCAAGGCAGCGCAGATGAATCAACAGACTGCCTGCCTGGTCATGGTGGATAACCCGCCCCACCACCCCGCGGGCGACTTTTTCCTGGATGGCGAAAAAATACGCGCGCAGGGCATGCCCCTGCTCACCTTCAGCGGCATTGGCCTCTATTGCCCGCAACTGTTCAGCGCCATTCCCCGTGGAAGCAAAGCCAAACTGGCACCTCTATTGCGCGAAGCCATGGACTGCGGCAAAGTGGGGGGCATGCACCATCATGGCCGCTGGGTGGACGTGGGCACGCCGCAGAGACTTGCCGAGCTGGATCAGGAAATAAGGGAAAATTGA
- a CDS encoding diguanylate cyclase → MSSGPSGLDALDFEAMPDELGLYRSYLDVLGRVTNLLLEDPGEESWEEVLRLLAGAARINHCALYLNQPGEDGSPRAQLCSLWSASPLDSTGLQSLDYENYDLLNDTLHIGMVLVKNMSELPAPEFNLFKRMRIGSVMCIPLLVAGEMSGFLGFFSPRAKCDWLPMEIDVLCVAASNFSAMLARQRMEHSLRASESRLRVLVGATEDIVIEFNAGGEIHNLWSDHSLLPSSCQPGTSLSSALPAGMARTLLDAAPDVLGSGKSEVVSFALEDALGDQYFTGRLQTVPSESGQDMHLVALIRDVTAQTQAEARRQTMLDTLDLLEEAIIDMTPQGKLTNVSAGWEKLRGGEKSGRVPHEQSLLQFVHPDDQGEVTATLGKLEGAPQGPGKTLRFRLGRKSGEYLWVEARLLAHRSPQGQVTCMRGILRDVTASYLEQKRITRLALHDPLTSLPNRVLLHDHLQQAIVRAQRNGSKVALGFIDLDHFKQINDTLGHQAGDAVLLTMSQRLQGAMREMDTLCRWGGDEFVALLPDTAQEADVRHIAKRLMEAGRQAIAVEGQEVMPTLSAGFAVFPDDASSAESLMAVADHTMFQAKRNGRNNVCFFSDLPPGLAQFELLDHLI, encoded by the coding sequence ATGAGCAGCGGGCCTTCCGGTCTGGATGCATTGGATTTCGAGGCCATGCCGGATGAGCTCGGATTGTACCGCTCTTACCTCGATGTCCTCGGGCGTGTCACCAATCTGCTGCTCGAAGATCCGGGGGAAGAAAGCTGGGAGGAAGTGCTGCGGCTATTGGCGGGCGCCGCGCGCATCAACCATTGCGCCCTGTATCTCAACCAGCCTGGCGAGGATGGCAGCCCGCGGGCGCAGCTGTGCTCCTTGTGGTCTGCCAGCCCGCTTGACAGCACCGGATTGCAGAGCCTGGACTATGAAAATTATGACCTGCTCAACGATACGCTGCATATCGGCATGGTGCTGGTCAAGAACATGTCTGAACTGCCCGCGCCCGAGTTCAACCTTTTCAAAAGGATGCGCATCGGCAGTGTGATGTGCATTCCCCTCCTGGTGGCTGGAGAAATGTCCGGATTTCTCGGTTTCTTCAGTCCGCGCGCGAAATGCGACTGGCTGCCGATGGAGATCGATGTCTTGTGCGTTGCGGCCAGCAACTTCTCCGCCATGCTGGCACGGCAGCGCATGGAACATAGCCTGCGAGCCAGCGAGTCGCGCTTGCGGGTGCTGGTGGGCGCCACCGAAGATATCGTGATCGAGTTCAATGCCGGAGGAGAGATTCACAATCTCTGGTCTGACCACAGCCTGTTGCCCTCTTCATGCCAGCCCGGTACCTCGCTGAGCTCGGCTTTGCCCGCCGGCATGGCGCGGACCCTGCTGGATGCCGCTCCGGATGTGCTGGGCAGCGGTAAAAGCGAAGTGGTGAGTTTTGCGCTCGAAGATGCGCTGGGCGACCAGTATTTTACCGGCAGGCTGCAAACCGTTCCTTCCGAGAGCGGCCAGGACATGCATCTGGTCGCGCTGATCCGCGACGTGACTGCTCAGACGCAGGCCGAGGCACGCCGCCAGACCATGCTGGATACGCTCGATCTGCTGGAAGAGGCGATTATTGATATGACGCCACAGGGCAAGCTGACCAATGTCAGTGCCGGCTGGGAGAAACTGCGTGGCGGAGAGAAGTCGGGGCGCGTGCCGCATGAACAGTCGCTGCTGCAGTTTGTGCATCCCGACGACCAGGGGGAAGTTACCGCCACGCTGGGCAAGCTGGAAGGCGCGCCGCAAGGGCCGGGAAAAACCCTGCGATTCCGCCTGGGCAGAAAGAGCGGGGAATATTTGTGGGTCGAAGCGCGCCTGCTCGCGCACCGTTCGCCACAGGGACAGGTCACCTGCATGCGCGGCATCCTGCGCGATGTCACGGCATCCTATCTGGAGCAGAAGCGGATTACCCGGCTGGCTCTGCATGATCCCCTGACCAGCCTGCCAAACCGTGTGTTGCTGCATGACCACTTGCAGCAGGCGATTGTCCGTGCCCAGCGCAACGGTTCAAAAGTTGCCCTGGGCTTTATCGATCTGGATCATTTCAAGCAGATCAACGATACGCTCGGGCATCAGGCCGGGGATGCCGTATTGCTGACCATGAGCCAAAGATTGCAGGGCGCCATGCGGGAAATGGACACGCTTTGCCGCTGGGGAGGGGACGAGTTTGTGGCGCTACTGCCGGATACCGCACAGGAAGCGGATGTGCGGCACATCGCCAAGCGCTTGATGGAGGCGGGGCGGCAGGCGATAGCGGTGGAGGGGCAGGAAGTCATGCCGACGCTGAGTGCCGGTTTCGCCGTATTCCCTGATGATGCCAGCAGCGCCGAGTCGCTGATGGCCGTCGCCGATCACACCATGTTTCAGGCCAAGCGCAATGGCCGCAACAACGTCTGCTTCTTCAGCGACCTGCCGCCCGGGCTAGCGCAATTTGAATTGCTTGATCACCTGATCTAG
- the rsmA gene encoding 16S rRNA (adenine(1518)-N(6)/adenine(1519)-N(6))-dimethyltransferase RsmA, which yields MKHIPRKRFGQNFLIDRQVIADIVALIRPQPDDMMVEIGPGLGAITQPLLKTLRHLHVVEIDRDIVARLHREYAPERLTVHACDALKFDFGSLGGGLRVAGNLPYNISTPLLFHLADHVSLIRDLHFMLQKEVVERMVAEPSTSAYGRLSVMLQYYFAMENLLHVPPQAFSPAPKVDSAVVRMIPWSERPFPVCDASLLGQVVTAAFSMRRKTLKNTLHTYLKPADFEQLGIAPGLRAENLGVQDYVRIVNHLDRKA from the coding sequence ATGAAGCATATCCCCAGAAAACGTTTTGGCCAGAATTTCCTGATCGACCGCCAGGTCATTGCCGATATCGTCGCGCTCATCCGGCCCCAGCCTGATGACATGATGGTGGAAATCGGGCCCGGTCTGGGAGCGATCACGCAGCCGCTGCTCAAGACCTTGCGCCACTTGCACGTGGTGGAAATCGACCGTGACATCGTGGCGCGGCTGCATCGGGAATATGCGCCCGAACGTCTGACGGTGCATGCCTGCGATGCGCTCAAGTTCGACTTTGGCAGCCTGGGCGGCGGGCTGCGTGTGGCCGGCAACCTGCCCTACAACATTTCGACACCGCTCCTGTTCCATCTGGCTGACCATGTATCCTTAATTCGCGACCTTCACTTCATGCTGCAGAAGGAAGTGGTCGAGCGCATGGTGGCGGAACCGTCCACGTCTGCCTATGGCCGTCTGTCGGTGATGCTGCAATATTATTTTGCCATGGAAAATTTGCTGCACGTGCCGCCGCAGGCCTTTTCACCCGCGCCCAAGGTGGATTCGGCGGTGGTACGCATGATTCCATGGAGCGAGCGGCCATTTCCGGTTTGCGATGCAAGCCTGCTGGGGCAGGTTGTCACTGCGGCATTCTCCATGCGGCGCAAGACGCTGAAAAATACGCTGCACACTTATTTGAAGCCAGCCGATTTCGAGCAGTTAGGCATTGCCCCGGGGTTGCGAGCCGAGAATCTGGGCGTGCAGGATTATGTGCGAATCGTGAATCACCTGGACCGGAAGGCATGA